Proteins encoded together in one Telopea speciosissima isolate NSW1024214 ecotype Mountain lineage chromosome 4, Tspe_v1, whole genome shotgun sequence window:
- the LOC122658196 gene encoding gallate 1-beta-glucosyltransferase 84A23-like produces MGSEVAAVHVLMVSFPAQGHVNPLLRMAKLLASKGLLVTFTTTDHTAQMIKRSDSTTTGNNLPIPIGEGHLRFEFFSDGWVVDEPKRYNLDLLMHQLETYAKDSFTRLLHKQFEEGRPVSCLVGNPFVPWASDVATDMGIPCAVLWVQSCAVFSSYYHYFHRLTSFPTTDQPDLTVDLPGLPTLCSDEIPSFLHPTTRYVPLRNAILGQFKNLSKSFCVLVDSFEELERESMCGMEANSELRLRTVGPLFKHLSNEKKKINKDSIQANMWKAEENCIEWLDSQEPSSVVYVSFGSIVTLEKSQKEEMAWGLLKTGLPFLWVVRPAADGWVGDDQKLPEGFVEEAKGKGKVVGWCPQEQVLEHPSVACFVTHCGWNSSLESLSSGVPVVALPKWGDQVTNAKFLVDVYRVGVRMGRGEAEGKLVKRDEVASCILDVVRGPRAEEMKKNALKWKAAAKEAVAEGGSSDRNIQSFVDDVRGMTFLTKQKTQPCTNTIGNRDPLLPPAPIAVSAPNTSKVENTILPLPEVLLP; encoded by the coding sequence ATGGGATCTGAAGTCGCCGCCGTACATGTCCTCATGGTGTCCTTCCCGGCCCAAGGCCACGTCAATCCTCTTCTTAGGATGGCCAAGCTCTTGGCTTCAAAGGGTCTATTAGTTACCTTCACCACCACCGATCACACAGCCCAAATGATAAAACGCTCCGACTCCACCACCACCGGAAATAACTTACCCATCCCCATAGGCGAGGGTCATCTCCGGTTCGAATTCTTCTCTGACGGTTGGGTTGTGGACGAACCCAAACGCTACAACCTAGACCTCTTAATGCACCAGCTCGAGACCTATGCCAAGGATTCCTTCACTCGTCTCTTACACAAACAGTTCGAGGAAGGTCGACCGGTTTCTTGCCTTGTTGGCAACCCTTTCGTGCCCTGGGCATCGGACGTGGCCACCGACATGGGCATCCCTTGTGCGGTGTTGTGGGTCCAATCCTGTGCTGTCTTCTCTTCTTACTATCACTACTTCCACCGTTTGACTTCCTTCCCCACCACTGATCAACCTGACCTCACCGTCGATCTGCCTGGTCTCCCTACTCTATGCTCCGACGAAATACCCAGTTTCTTGCACCCAACCACCCGTTACGTGCCCTTAAGAAATGCGATCCTAGGTCAGTTTAAGAACCTCTCCAAGTCCTTCTGTGTGCTGGTAGATTCATTCGAGGAACTCGAACGCGAGTCCatgtgtggcatggaggctaaTAGTGAACTAAGACTCAGAACCGTAGGCCCTTTATTCAAACACTTaagtaatgaaaaaaaaaaaattaacaaagatAGCATTCAAGCAAACATGTGGAAGGCAGAAGAGAATTGCATCGAATGGTTGGACTCTCAAGAGCCATCCTCGGTGGTTTACGTCTCCTTCGGCAGTATCGTCACTTTGGAGAAGAGTCAGAAGGAAGAGATGGCCTGGGGGCTCTTGAAAACGGGGCTTCCTTTCTTGTGGGTGGTGAGACCCGCAGCAGATGGATGGGTCGGGGATGATCAGAAGCTTCCAGAAGGGTTCGTGGAGGAAGCAAAAGGGAAGGGGAAGGTGGTGGGATGGTGCCCACAAGAACAGGTGTTGGAACACCCATCTGTGGCATGCTTTGTGACCCATTGCGGGTGGAATTCGTCGCTGGAAAGCTTGAGCTCAGGCGTTCCGGTGGTGGCGCTGCCCAAGTGGGGAGACCAGGTGACCAATGCCAAGTTCCTGGTGGATGTGTATAGGGTTGGGGTCCGTATGGGGCGTGGGGAGGCGGAGGGGAAACTGGTGAAAAGGGATGAGGTGGCCAGTTGCATCTTGGACGTGGTACGTGGGCCGAGAGCGGAGGAGATGAAGAAAAACGCCCTCAAGTGGAAAGCTGCGGCCAAGGAGGCGGTGGCGGAAGGTGGATCTTCCGACCGTAATATCCAAAGTTTCGTGGATGATGTTCGAGGGATGACGTTTCTGACGAAACAGAAAACTCAGCCATGCACCAATACCATTGGGAACcgagatcctctacttccacctgcTCCTATTGCCGTGAGCGCCCCAAATACAAGCAAGGTGGAAAATACTATTTTACCCCTGCCCGAGGTTCTTCTTCCATGA
- the LOC122658195 gene encoding UDP-glycosyltransferase 84B2-like, protein MAAFKEAREAEIHVLMVAFSAQGHINPMLRLGNRLTSKGLHVTLATTDVGRNRMLKSNPSTTTASNDTNIRLEFFSDGLSDDFDRWNHIDHFLDSIGKFGPTNLSKLINDLSGDGHRPKFSCIISNPFVPWVVDVAAQHKIPCALLWIQPSALYALYYRFFHHLNSFPTQSDPNPTVYLPGLPPLQTADLPTFVLPSNTITGFPKLLSELFKSHMKKFKWILGNSFYELEKEVVDSMAQLCPIRPVGPLVPSTLVGLSEGQGGDNDIGVDMWKPEEKCIEWLDRRSVSSVIYVSFGSVTVLSEKQMENIAMALKNSDRPFLWVLKSKDNAVPVGLPAGFLEETEDRGLVVSWCTQTKVLAHPAVACFMSHCGWNSTLETIAAGVPMIACPQWTDQPSNAKLIVDVFEMGVRVEPDPDGMVSKEEVERCIVEITKGPKSEEMKRKGVQWKEAAKNAVAEHGSSDQNIQIFVDEIVGMHSLAPSMAPHSMTMTTSEESPMLEGAKG, encoded by the coding sequence ATGGCAGCCTTCAAGGAAGCAAGAGAAGCAGAGATTCACGTGCTAATGGTGGCATTCTCCGCTCAAGGCCACATAAACCCCATGCTTAGGTTAGGCAATCGCCTCACTTCCAAGGGCTTACACGTTACCCTCGCCACCACCGACGTCGGACGAAACCGTATGCTCAAATCCAACCCTTCCACCACCACCGCATCCAATGACACAAATATACGTTTGGAGTTCTTCTCCGATGGACTCAGCGACGACTTCGACCGCTGGAACCATATCGACCACTTCCTGGACAGCATCGGTAAATTCGGTCCTACCAATCTCTCCAAACTCATCAACGATCTCTCCGGTGACGGTCACCGTCCTAAGTTCTCATGCATCATTTCTAACCCCTTCGTACCATGGGTGGTAGACGTCGCTGCCCAACATAAAATCCCCTGTGCCCTCCTTTGGATCCAACCCTCTGCTCTCTACGCCCTCTACTATCGCTTCTTCCACCACTTGAACTCCTTCCCGACCCAGTCCGACCCGAACCCCACCGTTTACTTGCCGGGTCTCCCACCGCTCCAAACCGCAGACCTGCCAACCTTCGTTCTACCCTCCAATACCATCACTGGCTTCCCCAAGTTGTTGTCCGAGTTGTTCAAAAGCCACATGAAAAAGTTCAAATGGATACTCGGTAACTCATTCTACGAGCTTGAGAAGGAAGTGGTGGACTCAATGGCCCAACTCTGCCCCATCAGGCCCGTAGGCCCACTCGTGCCATCCACGCTTGTAGGACTGAGTGAAGGTCAAGGTGGTGACAATGACATCGGCGTTGATATGTGGAAACCGGAAGAAAAGTGCATCGAATGGTTAGACCGGAGATCGGTATCGTCAGTCATTTATGTCTCCTTCGGCAGCGTCACAGTTCTATCCGAGAAGCAGATGGAGAACATCGCAATGGCTCTCAAAAACAGTGACCGTCCATTTCTTTGGGTTCTCAAGTCAAAGGACAACGCAGTGCCAGTAGGATTACCGGCCGGATTCTTGGAAGAAACGGAAGATCGGGGCTTGGTGGTGTCGTGGTGCACTCAAACGAAGGTGCTGGCTCACCCTGCCGTTGCCTGCTTTATGAGTCACTGTGGGTGGAACTCGACGCTGGAGACGATCGCCGCCGGAGTTCCGATGATCGCTTGTCCACAGTGGACGGACCAGCCGAGCAATGCTAAGCTGATAGTGGATGTGTTTGAGATGGGTGTGCGGGTCGAACCAGATCCAGATGGGATGGTTAGCAAGGAAGAAGTGGAGAGATGCATCGTGGAAATTACGAAGGGGCCCAAGTCGGAGGAAATGAAGAGAAAGGGCGTCCAATGGAAAGAGGCGGCGAAGAATGCCGTGGCTGAACATGGTTCGTCTGATCAGAACATCCAAATTTTTGTGGACGAGATCGTTGGAATGCATTCCTTAGCTCCCTCCATGGCACCCCACTCGATGACGATGACGACTAGTGAAGAATCTCCGATGTTGGAAGGGGCCAAGGGCTAA
- the LOC122658738 gene encoding triacylglycerol lipase 1-like: protein MGVVVALATSLCMALLVFAGAVTCSPDEWNLRRRSQSGGLCAQLIQPSGYPCSEHTVQTKDGHVLALQRVSSHAGGDIKANAGPPILLQHGLFQGGDTWFANSIEQSLGFILADNGFDVWVGNVRGTHWSHGHIYFSEKDKEFWDWSWQELALYDLAEMITYVYSTTNSKIFYVGHSQGTIMALAAFSQPDIVEMVEAVALLCPISYLGHLSSQFVRRMVSMHLDQMLLAMGVHQLNFRSATAVQLLDSVCDGHIDCSNLLYAITGKNCCFNDSRVDFYLEYEPHPSSSKNLNHLFQMIRKGTFAKYDYGWWGNLKQYGSHQPPPFDLQRIPKSLPIWMGYGGNDALADVTDVKKTLEELQSEPQLLYLDQYGHIDFVLSVTAREEVYNNMIGFFRSCGNSSIS, encoded by the exons ATGGGGGTTGTGGTGGCGCTGGCGACCTCTCTATGTATGGCGTTGTTGGTGTTTGCCGGTGCGGTCACCTGCTCACCCGATGAGTGGAATCTTCGCCGCCGATCACAGAGTGGGGGTTTGTGTGCTCAGCTTATTCAGCCCTCCGGTTATCCTTGCTCTGAACACACT GTTCAAACTAAGGATGGCCACGTCTTAGCTCTTCAACGTGTTTCTTCTCACGCGGGTGGAGATATTAAAGCCAATGCTGGCCCTCCAATTTTGCTTCAACATGGCCTCTTTCAG GGAGGAGATACATGGTTTGCAAATTCAATTGAACAATCCTTAGGCTTCATCCTAGCTGACAATGGTTTCGATGTATGGGTTGGGAATGTACGAGGTACTCATTGGAGTCATGGACACATTTATTTTTCTGAGAAGGATAAG GAATTTTGGGATTGGAGTTGGCAGGAACTGGCTCTATATGACCTTGCAGAAATGATTACCTATGTGTACTCAACAACAAACTCCAAAATTTTCTACGTGGGGCATTCCCAG GGAACCATCATGGCTTTAGCTGCTTTCAGTCAGCCAGATATAGTGGAGATGGTCGAAGCTGTGGCCCTACTTTGTCCTATATCTTACTTGGGTCATCTCAGTTCTCAATTTGTACGTAGAATGGTTAGCATGCATCTCGATCAG ATGCTTCTGGCAATGGGTGTCCATCAGCTTAATTTTAGAAG CGCTACGGCTGTTCAGTTATTGGATTCCGTATGTGATGGTCATATTGACTGTAGCAATTTGCTCTATGCTATTACAG GGAAGAATTGTTGCTTCAATGATTCACGAGTGGACTTTTATCTTGAATATGAACCTCATCCGTCATCATCAAAGAATTTGAATCATCTTTTTCAGA TGATACGTAAAGGTACCTTTGCCAAATATGACTATGGTTGGTGGGGAAACCTGAAGCAATATGGCAGTCACCAACCCCCACCCTTTGACCTTCAGCGCATACCCAAATCGTTGCCCATATGGATGGGGTATGGAGGAAATGATGCTTTAGCAGATGTGACGGATGTAAAGAAGACTCTCGAGGAACTACAGTCCGAGCCACAGTTGCTTTATCTTGATCAGTATGGTCACATAGATTTTGTGTTGAGTGTTACTGCAAGAGAAGAAGTTTACAACAATATGATTGGGTTCTTTAGGTCATGTGGAAATTCTAGTATTTCTTAA